Within the Echinicola sp. 20G genome, the region CCCCAAATTTGGACAAGTATGATTGACCCCTGTAAAAAACCTAGCTTAAATATGATGATCCTAAACATCTGCTTATGACTTAATAGATGGATCTTTTGAATCTTTAAACATAAACTTAAAAGGCCCTTTTGATTGCTTGAAACTCTCTTCCATATCCCCTAACTCAATATTCAGCGCTTTGGTGGAAAGATTTATTTCCATTAAGGAGATAAACAAAGAAATCAAAAGGGAAATCATACTCAGCATAAAAATAACATTGGCTGCCATCTTAAATTCCTGATAAATCAAAAACATACAAATCACGCAAAGCAAGAAGCTCACCACACCAAAAATCTGCATGTTTTTGATCATATGTACCCGCTTTCTCAAGTTCTTCAACTGTTCTAATAATAATACTTCTTCTGGATTTTCCCGATACCTTTCGTTCAAGCCTCTGATCAAACTGGCCATTGCCAAAAACCTATTGGTATAGGCCAGCATCAATAGGGTAATCGCAGAAAACAATAAAGCTGGGGTTGATAACTCGAGTTCCATAATATCAATTATATCTATAACCTAAATTCAGGATTTTTGGGCACAATAAAAACCCCGCCGATATAAATGGACGGGGTTTGTCATTATTTATGTTTTGATGCAAATTAAACTACCTCTCCAATAACTACCAGGTTTTCTAGGGTTGGAGACTGACTGCCTCCTTTTGGCTCAATCGTGATGGCAAAAGCACCTGCACTAGACGCCAACTCCATCTGCTGTAAAGTCAACTTCTCTCCCGGCTTCACTATACCAATCCCTACTGGTCCGTCATCACCGATAGCCCACAATTGATAATCCTTGTCTCCACCCAAATCTGCTAACTGGTTAACTGAAATAAACACCTTTTCTGTATCCTTATCCCAGAAAACATCTACGCGAGCATCCTTCTGAATTTCAAAAGATTCTCCTTTCATCGGAACACGCTGATAGTTGCCAGTCAATAATGTTTCTAATTGCCTGTCTACATGCTCAAAATTAGCCTGATTAACGTCCAGCTCTTCCACTAGTATATTTCTTTCTTGTAATAAAGCCGTGAACCTCTCTTCCACATCATAGAATTTTGCCGCGAAATATACCGCTGCACCTATTGCTAGCACCGCAACAAGCGATGCTGCTACAGCAAAACTTTTCCAAGGCTGTAAGGCAACCTCTTTTGTTGAAGCTATTGAAGTTGTTTCGAGAGTACCTTCTGGCGAATCCAGTTCGGCAGAAAGTGAATCGAAAATCTTCTCTTTCACCTCGCCTGAGGGAGACACTCCACTGCTGTTATCAAAGGCAAACATCGCCTCTTCAATCTCATCAAGCTCCTTCCTGATTTCAGGATATTGCTTGGAGAGCTGCAGGACTTCTTCCCGCTCCCTTTCACTGAGTTCTCCCAGCACGAAAAGCTCCAACTTACCTGACGCTATGTAAGACTGAATATCCACTAAATTTTATTAATATTCTTTTTTAACACCCCTATGGCCGCACGAATCCTGGATTTCACCGTTCCCAGTGGAATTTCATACTCTTCAGAAATTTCAGAATGGGTGTAGCCTTTAAAATAAATACATTCAACCACAAATCTTTGCTCCTCATTCAACGTAGTAATGAGTTCCTTTACACCGATCCCATCAACTGCTTCCACAGTTCCGGACCTTCCTTCCAAACCATATACGTAGTTATCAATCGTATTGGTCTTACTACTTTTTGAGAATTCCTTAGATCGGGTTTTATCTATGGCAGCATTTCTACAGACATTGGCCATCCAAGTATAAAGCCTGCCCTTTGACTCATCGTAACTGTCTATTTTACGAATGATTTTAACAAAAGCATCATGAAAGACTTCCTCTGCGATATCTCGGTCTTTGATCACCCTGGAGATAACAGCAAACAAGGCCCTACTGTATTTTTCATACAAATAGTCTACGGTTTGCTTATCCTTGGCACGCAGCCCTGATATGAGTTGTTCTTCTTGCAAAAGTTGCTGAGGGTTATTTTTTTTCTACTGTTTGCTCCTAAAAAGAAAACACGAGACAGAAACCTATCTCGTGTTATAATATTAAAATAACTTATTGATATTTACAAGTGAATCACCTCATCATATGCCGCTGCTGCTGCCTCCATAATGGCTTCAGACATGGTTGGGTGAGGATGAACCGTCTTAATTAACTCATGACCAGTGGTTTCCAGTTTACGAATCGCAACAATCTCTGCAATCATTTCTGTAACATTTGATCCAATCATGTGTCCACCCAATAACTCACCATATTTGGCATCAAAGATCAATTTCACAAATCCATCTTTAGCCCCAGCAGCAGAAGCCTTTCCAGAAGCAGAGAATGGGAACTTACCCACTTTAACTTCATATCCCGCTTCTTTGGCTTTTTCCTCGGTATATCCTACGGAAGCAATCTCAGGAGAACAGTAAGTACAGCCAGGGATATTGTTATAATCTAAAGGCTCAGGGTTATGCCCTGCAATCTTTTCCACACAAATGATTCCTTCTGCAGAAGCAACGTGCGCCAAAGCTGGTCCTGGGATTACATCACCAATGGCATAATAACCCGGCATATTGGTCTTGTAGAATTCATCCACTTTTACGCGACCTCTATCCACCACAATTCCAACATCTTCCAAACCACAATTTTCTACATTGGCAACTACTCCCACGGCGGAAAGTACGACATCACACTCAAGGGTCTCTTCTCCTTTTTTGCTCTTCACCGTGACTTTACATCCTTCTCCTTTAGTATCAACAGCTGTTACCTCTGTGCTGGTCATGATATTCATTCCAGCCTTTTTGTATAACTTCTCCAATGATTTGGACACTTCAACATCTTCATTAGGAACGATTCTATCCATAAATTCCACAATGGTAACTTCAGTACCAATCGCTGCATAGAAATAGGCAAATTCAACTCCAATGGCACCAGAACCTACTACAACCATTTTCTTTGGCTGCTTTTCCAATGTCATGGCCTTACGGTAACCTATGATCTTCTTATCATCAATCTTAATGGCAGGAAGCTCTCTTGATCTGGCTCCTGTCGCAATGATGATATGATCTGCGCTATACGTTGTTTTATTTCCGTCTTTATCTTCAACTTCCACTTTTTTGCCTGGCTTCACTTTGCCCCAGCCCAACAACTGCTCGATCTTGTTCTTTTTGAACAAAAACTGGATTCCTTTGCTCATGCCGTTAGCTACTCCCCTGCTTCTCTTCACCATTCCACCAAAGTCCGCTTCTGCTTCCTTCACTGAAATACCGTAATCACTTGCATGATTGATGTATTCAAAAACCTGCGCACTTTTCAACAAGGCTTTAGTAGGGATACATCCCCAGTTCAAACAAATACCACCCAACTCGGCAGCTTCTACAACAGCAGTTTTAAGGCCTAGCTGAGATGCGCGAATTGCCGCTACATATCCACCTGGACCACTACCTACTACAATAACATCAAATTTTGTTGAAGACATATGTGTATTTTTTAAATAGCATTTTTAACCATCGCAAATTTAAAATATTTAAGCTCAGAAAAAAATTTGGATTCCATTTATAACCTAGTGCAAAGGCAAGAAAACACCCTCGCCTTTACACTTGATAATTGCCCATACCTAAATGCTTAAAAAACCTACTTGACTGGATTTTGGGAATAAATCCCTATTTTTGACGCGTCAATTAGAACTAACTTTAACGAAAAATATGGGATTACTTACAGGAAAGACAGCCCTGATCACAGGTGCTTCTAAAGGAATAGGTAGAGCAATTGCTATTAAATACGCCCAAGAAGGCGCTAACGTCGCTTTTACTTTTTTATCAAGTGTTGAAAAAGGCCAAGCTTTGGAAAAAGAATTGGCAGAATTTGGTATCAAAGCCAAAGGTTACCGTTCTGATGCTTCTAACTTTAGCGCAGCAGAAGAATTGGTCAGTGATGTAGTAAAGGAGTTTGGTTCCTTGGATATTTTGGTAAACAATGCAGGGATTACCCGCGATAACTTGCTTATGAGAATGACCGAAGAAGCTTGGGATGAGGTCATAAATATCAACTTGAAATCTTGCTTCAACACAGTGAAAGCTGCCAACAGAACCATGATGAAGCAAAAATCCGGAAGTATCATCAACATCACTTCTGTAGTAGGCATCAAAGGCAACGCAGGTCAGGCCAACTATGCAGCCTCAAAAGCTGGCATCATTGGTTTCACTAAATCAGTAGCCTTGGAATTAGGCTCAAGGGGTATTCGCAGCAACGCCGTTGCTCCTGGATTTATCGAAACAGAAATGACAGAAGTGTTGGACGAAAAAACAGTGCAGGGCTGGAGAGATGCTATCCCAATGAAGCGAGGTGGCAAGCCTGAAGAAGTGGCCGATGCCTGTGTATTCCTAGGGTCTGATATGAGTTCTTATATTTCAGGACAAGTTATTCAGGTTAACGGAGCTATGTTAACTTAAGCGGATAGAACAAAATGTTTATTAAAGAGCCAAGAAATGAGATTTCTTGGCTCTTTTTTTATCCACTAAGCGAAATCATCTTTTAGGCTTTTTCACTCTACTGAGATCAATTCGGTAAAACTCGTATTCGTCCTCTATCTCTCTTTCTGGTTTATTGATATACAAACAACCATTTGATATAAACCAGTTTTCTACTTCAATCTCCCCTGAAAACTCGAAGGAATACTCGCCAAGAGGTTTCCATGTTTCTGAAAAAACTTGTAAAGAATAATGTTTTGTCCTTTCAGCTTTGGTTTCCCCAACTCCAGATTCTCTGACCTTTGAGACTCTTAAAAAAATGTCATTTATATTATCATAGTGTAAAAACACATGTTGAGTTCCATCTTTAGGTAAAACATAGACATTACCAATTCTCTCCTTTGGTTTATAATTGAAATCCATAGAGGTAGTGAGCCCGATCTTTTCAACCAATTTAACACCATTTAATTTGTATAAGGTATCAGAGTAGGGCCAACCAAGGTAATACTCACCTCTCTTGGTATCTAAAGTCCCAATCACCCCTGTTGCAGAAACATCCTCTTTAAATTCATCATATCCACCTGGAACAATAAAATCAGTATGTCTAACTTGGCCAGTCTTTAAATTAACTTGAGTCAGCCAATGAGTAAAATCCAATGGGAATTCTACTTTTGGCAAACCTCCATCCGGCTCACGAAATTTCATGAAGTTCATAGGGTTTTGACCAACCTGTAACCACTCTCCTTGTTTTACCATTAAACCTTTTCTTGTTGATAACTTAATATAACTCTCCTTTGTAGTCGGAAGATTTAAATCCACATTCCACTCTCTTATTTTCTTTCCTTGGTCATACATTGCCAAGTAGCCTAGACTACCTACAAGCAACACATTTAAATCTTTTAAAACATAATAATTGGCACCTCTCCCACCCTTTAGTGCTTCTGGCCCTTCATATGGAATAGGAATTTCACTTATAAGTTTTGAAGAACCGACTTCATAAATCCTGACCAAAAAACCGTCTCTCCCTGACATAGGAACTGGGCGTATTAGTAAACTATCTCGTTCCATAACAGTACTTAGGTGGTTAATATAACCTGAAGTAGAATCTATCTGAAACACAAACTCACCATCTATCAACTCGTCAAGCTTCCCTTTATAGATCGAGTTATCATTTCCCCCATCCGAACAGGAAAGTAGCCCCATTACCATCCAACCTAAAACAAGCAATTTCCTAAGCATAACTTTAATTTAAACTAAATATATAGTAGAAATCACAAAGTTGCAATAAAAACAAAGCTTTAAATCTAGTCGATTTCTGCAACAAACTAAAAACACTTTCGTATATTAATATGATATCAATTTAACATCATATCAATATGGAAAAAATAATTAAACCTATTTCTGGTTATGTAATGGTTCTTATACAAATAATGATTGTAGCCATTACCATTGTGCTTATTGGTTCAGGTCAATTTATTCTCGGTATTATTAGTGGGATAATTTTTCTGATTATGTTAGTAGGCTTTTTTATTGTTGAACCCAATAAAGCTGTAGTACTGCTTCTATTTGGTGCCTATAAAGGTTCAGTAAAGTCCAATGGGTTCTTTTGGGTGAATCCATTTATGGTGAAGCAAAAGATATCTTTAAGGGTACGTAACTTTGAAAACCAACCCTTAAAGGTGAATGATAAAATTGGTAATCCTGTCATGGTCGGAACCATTGTGGTCTGGAAAGTAGAGGACACTTTCAAAGCTTCTTTTGAGGTAAATGATTATGAAAACTTCGTCCATCTCCAAGCGGATGCTGCAGTAAGAAAAATGGCAGGTCTCTATCCTTACGACAATTTTGAAGCGGAAGATGCTGAAGTCACCTTGCGTTCGGGCGTAGAAGATGTAAACCAATCCTTGGAAGACGAGATCAGTGAACGATTACAACATGCCGGCATTAAGGTAATCGAAGCCCGAATCAGTCACTTGGCTTATGCTTCTGAAATTGCCAGTGCCATGTTACAAAGACAGCAAGCTTCAGCCATCGTTGCGGCCAGAAGAAAAATTGTAGATGGAGCAGTTGGAATGGTAGAAATGGCCCTTGACGATCTAAAAGTAAAAGAGATAATTGAGTTTGATGATGAAAAACGTGCCACTATGGTCAGTAATTTGATGGTGGTTTTATGTTCGGACAAGAGTGCAAGCCCGGTATTGAATGTAGGCACCTTGCATCAATAAACCAATCACAATATGCCAAGTAAAAAGGCTTTTGCCCTCAGAATAGATGAAAAACTGATGAAAGCTGTGGAGAAATGGGCGGCTGACGAATTCAGAAGTACCAACGGACAGTTGGAGTGGATGATCCATGATGCCTTAAAAAAAGCGGGCAGGTTACCCAAACCTGGTAATACAAAAAAAGAGGCCGAATAGGCCTCTTTTATATTTTAGTTTTCTACTTCTACATCTGGGATATACAATAGCTGGTCATTTTCAAAATCATATAAAGTAAGCTGTCTCAGCTGATAATACGCAGCCCAATACTCTCTCAATGCAGAAATGTAACTTCTCTTATTAGAATCCTTTTCTGTTTGCGCAATGTTGAGGTTGGTAATATCCACTTTCCCGCTTAAGTACCTTTGTCTGGATATTTCATATCTCTTTGCAGCTACTTCATCTGCTTTCTCACTAATCACAATTCTATCTCTCAATTGTTCAAAATTCTTAACCTGTGTAAAAATCTCTTGCTCAAAAGTGATTATCTCTTGCTGCAAAGTAAAGGTTACATTTTCCTTGTTGGCCGTAGCGATTCCCATTCGGGCCTTGTTTCTTCCCCAATCCAAAACTGGCACTCGAACACTCAAATTCACTATGGCCTGCTGATTTGGGTTTTGATAAATGCCTGATAAATTATCAGCTGCATTGTTATAACCATAACTGGCATTCAAGTTCATATTAAACCTATTTCCCTTTGCTTGGGCTACCTGCTCATCTGCCTCTAACCTTCTTCTCTCAAATGCAACAGCATCTGCCCTGTTTTCAAACGCTAAGTCTATGGCCTGATCTACATCCACTGCTATGTCGGGAATTTCATCTGGCAGCACTAATTCAAACTCAGCACTTTCGTTTAGACCTATGAAGGATTTAAGCGCCAATGCAGAGGACTCTAAATCCAGTATTGCAGAAGCTAAGTCTTGATCGGCCTGTAGTACCTGTAGCTCAACCTGTAACAATTGATCTTCTGTGGTTGTACCAATATTATAACGCCCTTGTTCAATTTTATAAATCCCTTCCGTATTGGTTTTATTTTGATTAGCAATATCAAAGCTGACTTGCGCCAAAAGGTAGTTAAAAAACAGTTGTGTCGCTCTTTGGCTAATCTGTTCCATTTCTTCTACATAGCTTTTTTTACTTTCCTCATACCGCAGCGGCTCAATTTTCTTATCCCACTTTAGCTGATTGTAAGCAAAAATTGGTTGAGACAGTCTGACGTTAACAGGAACACCACTCCACCTAATACCATTTTCTCCATCCTGGGCCAAATAATTATCAAACCTACTAGATGAACTATTCACGGAGATAGTACC harbors:
- a CDS encoding SPFH domain-containing protein, which translates into the protein MEKIIKPISGYVMVLIQIMIVAITIVLIGSGQFILGIISGIIFLIMLVGFFIVEPNKAVVLLLFGAYKGSVKSNGFFWVNPFMVKQKISLRVRNFENQPLKVNDKIGNPVMVGTIVVWKVEDTFKASFEVNDYENFVHLQADAAVRKMAGLYPYDNFEAEDAEVTLRSGVEDVNQSLEDEISERLQHAGIKVIEARISHLAYASEIASAMLQRQQASAIVAARRKIVDGAVGMVEMALDDLKVKEIIEFDDEKRATMVSNLMVVLCSDKSASPVLNVGTLHQ
- a CDS encoding Arc family DNA binding domain-containing protein encodes the protein MPSKKAFALRIDEKLMKAVEKWAADEFRSTNGQLEWMIHDALKKAGRLPKPGNTKKEAE
- a CDS encoding RNA polymerase sigma factor, coding for MQEEQLISGLRAKDKQTVDYLYEKYSRALFAVISRVIKDRDIAEEVFHDAFVKIIRKIDSYDESKGRLYTWMANVCRNAAIDKTRSKEFSKSSKTNTIDNYVYGLEGRSGTVEAVDGIGVKELITTLNEEQRFVVECIYFKGYTHSEISEEYEIPLGTVKSRIRAAIGVLKKNINKI
- a CDS encoding DUF2721 domain-containing protein — protein: MELELSTPALLFSAITLLMLAYTNRFLAMASLIRGLNERYRENPEEVLLLEQLKNLRKRVHMIKNMQIFGVVSFLLCVICMFLIYQEFKMAANVIFMLSMISLLISLFISLMEINLSTKALNIELGDMEESFKQSKGPFKFMFKDSKDPSIKS
- the lpdA gene encoding dihydrolipoyl dehydrogenase; amino-acid sequence: MSSTKFDVIVVGSGPGGYVAAIRASQLGLKTAVVEAAELGGICLNWGCIPTKALLKSAQVFEYINHASDYGISVKEAEADFGGMVKRSRGVANGMSKGIQFLFKKNKIEQLLGWGKVKPGKKVEVEDKDGNKTTYSADHIIIATGARSRELPAIKIDDKKIIGYRKAMTLEKQPKKMVVVGSGAIGVEFAYFYAAIGTEVTIVEFMDRIVPNEDVEVSKSLEKLYKKAGMNIMTSTEVTAVDTKGEGCKVTVKSKKGEETLECDVVLSAVGVVANVENCGLEDVGIVVDRGRVKVDEFYKTNMPGYYAIGDVIPGPALAHVASAEGIICVEKIAGHNPEPLDYNNIPGCTYCSPEIASVGYTEEKAKEAGYEVKVGKFPFSASGKASAAGAKDGFVKLIFDAKYGELLGGHMIGSNVTEMIAEIVAIRKLETTGHELIKTVHPHPTMSEAIMEAAAAAYDEVIHL
- the fabG gene encoding 3-oxoacyl-[acyl-carrier-protein] reductase translates to MGLLTGKTALITGASKGIGRAIAIKYAQEGANVAFTFLSSVEKGQALEKELAEFGIKAKGYRSDASNFSAAEELVSDVVKEFGSLDILVNNAGITRDNLLMRMTEEAWDEVININLKSCFNTVKAANRTMMKQKSGSIINITSVVGIKGNAGQANYAASKAGIIGFTKSVALELGSRGIRSNAVAPGFIETEMTEVLDEKTVQGWRDAIPMKRGGKPEEVADACVFLGSDMSSYISGQVIQVNGAMLT
- a CDS encoding anti-sigma factor domain-containing protein yields the protein MDIQSYIASGKLELFVLGELSEREREEVLQLSKQYPEIRKELDEIEEAMFAFDNSSGVSPSGEVKEKIFDSLSAELDSPEGTLETTSIASTKEVALQPWKSFAVAASLVAVLAIGAAVYFAAKFYDVEERFTALLQERNILVEELDVNQANFEHVDRQLETLLTGNYQRVPMKGESFEIQKDARVDVFWDKDTEKVFISVNQLADLGGDKDYQLWAIGDDGPVGIGIVKPGEKLTLQQMELASSAGAFAITIEPKGGSQSPTLENLVVIGEVV
- a CDS encoding TolC family protein, with amino-acid sequence MNKRIALLVFALAVLNLPQETFGQDKIRYTLQDIIARAKSVSPAAKGAQTRKENLYWQYRLFKSNYNPQLSLSGTLPNYQQSVTAVTQPDGTIEYREVEQSLVDLELGLEQRITATGGTISVNSSSSRFDNYLAQDGENGIRWSGVPVNVRLSQPIFAYNQLKWDKKIEPLRYEESKKSYVEEMEQISQRATQLFFNYLLAQVSFDIANQNKTNTEGIYKIEQGRYNIGTTTEDQLLQVELQVLQADQDLASAILDLESSALALKSFIGLNESAEFELVLPDEIPDIAVDVDQAIDLAFENRADAVAFERRRLEADEQVAQAKGNRFNMNLNASYGYNNAADNLSGIYQNPNQQAIVNLSVRVPVLDWGRNKARMGIATANKENVTFTLQQEIITFEQEIFTQVKNFEQLRDRIVISEKADEVAAKRYEISRQRYLSGKVDITNLNIAQTEKDSNKRSYISALREYWAAYYQLRQLTLYDFENDQLLYIPDVEVEN